From the genome of Candidatus Tectomicrobia bacterium:
GTCGGTGACGGAGATTGTAGACACCGTCCGCCGGACGGGCGCCACGCTGGTGGGGCCCGTGCCGCTGCCGACCAGCATCAACAAGTACACCGTGCTGCGCGGCCCGCACATCGACAAGAAGTCGCGCGAGCAGTTCGAGATCCGGACGCACAAGCGCCTGGTGGACATCCTCGACCCCACGCAGCAGACGGTCGACGCGCTCATGAAGCTCGACCTGGCCGCCGGCGTGGACGTCGAGATCAAGCTGAACTAGCGGGAGATTCGGGAAGATGGACTATATCATCGGCCGCAAGGCGGGCATGACCCAGGTATTCGCCCCCGACGGCGGTCCCGTGCCCGTGACGGTGGTGGAGGTCGGCCCCTGCACGGTCGTCCAGCGCAAGACGCGGGAGAAGGACGGCTACGAGGCCGTCCAGCTGGGCTTCATGCCCCGCCGGGAGAAGGGCCT
Proteins encoded in this window:
- the rpsJ gene encoding 30S ribosomal protein S10, which codes for MSQKIRIRLKAYDHRLLDQSVTEIVDTVRRTGATLVGPVPLPTSINKYTVLRGPHIDKKSREQFEIRTHKRLVDILDPTQQTVDALMKLDLAAGVDVEIKLN